From a region of the Trichoderma atroviride chromosome 6, complete sequence genome:
- a CDS encoding uncharacterized protein (EggNog:ENOG41), with protein MMKGIAKELHSTTGGALRVYARRPDRPQILDFCTAPGGFLESAIKMNPGARATAFSLPPTQGGHEIIMPLDSTVAFKYADVTMFAGDMGYTDAVPAENPDAASFVLERSVGPEQRFHLVFCDGQVLRTHVRAAYREQWEARRLSATQLAIGLEHVSLGGTMVVLLHKLDAPDTASLLHTFSRFSTIQLFKPKKAHAKRSSFYMVARDIQNNLPQAREAIEAWKLTWKTLTFAADEDRWAADGHMDEQELVEQFGPDLVRLGRSIWEIQAEALEKAPFMQAGQN; from the coding sequence atgatgaagggcaTTGCAAAGGAACTGCACTCAACGACTGGCGGCGCGCTCCGCGTCTACGCGAGAAGACCAGATAGACCGCAGATTCTAGACTTTTGCACGGCTCCGGGTGGGTTCCTCGAATCGGCCATTAAGATGAATCCTGGAGCCAGAGCCACGGCGTTCAGCTTGCCGCCCACGCAGGGAGGGCATGAGATCATTATGCCGCTGGATTCCACCGTGGCGTTCAAGTATGCGGACGTCACCATGTTTGCCGGCGACATGGGCTACACGGACGCCGTGCCAGCAGAGAACCCTGACGCCGCCAGCTTTGTGCTAGAGCGCAGCGTTGGCCCTGAGCAGcgcttccatctcgtcttctgcGACGGGCAGGTTCTGAGAACCCATGTCCGGGCTGCCTATCGGGAGCAGTGGGAGGCGCGGCGTCTGTCAGCGACGCAGCTCGCCATTGGGCTCGAACACGTCTCGCTTGGCGGGACCATGGTGGTGCTTTTGCACAAGCTCGATGCCCCGGACACGGCGAGTCTGCTGCACACGTTTAGCAGGTTCTCTACCATCCAGCTCTTTAAGCCGAAGAAGGCTCACGCCAAGCGATCCTCGTTCTACATGGTTGCCCGGGATATCCAGAACAATTTGCCGCAGGCACGGGAGGCCATCGAAGCCTGGAAGCTCACGTGGAAGACGCTGACTTTTGCCGCCGACGAAGATCGCTGGGCGGCGGATGGCCACATGGATGAACAAGAGCTGGTGGAGCAGTTTGGGCCGGACCTTGTAAGGCTCGGGAGGAGCATTTGGGAGATTCAGGCCGAAGCTCTCGAGAAGGCGCCGTTCATGCAGGCCGGGCAGAATTGA
- a CDS encoding uncharacterized protein (EggNog:ENOG41~TransMembrane:1 (i535-555o)) has protein sequence MLPMQRSLSSPDCIQSSPPVSPTAAAHDSRSSTPSPDKKSSSNSNSNNPNSNNGAEAQRPKRYESRSPSPTPTRTSDVPQTLALRLSDDVNVPRRGRHSPMASRKPIVAQPNMPNSSNARHGSGFRPLTPTSSSNETLPGSKFTKKPLLHDVSMYTNTHLVRDSDNTTLEELAHVVRLSKYQERKRANTRIRLQRSLISTALSARLTRCGEMAHRYLVESFRKDDKDSFAALYNAIHDVRKSCDELRRYALLEPELESISSAAALGSSDSLDTPTNSTVGVVDPLKSITPFLHDISASARETFIEFLTQIRTNPDYLATRICALTSSELNVFLNFHKGLEPVESVLPFPTRNPNRPHASASGRSSSNTDIERLLSFQRHDPLSILIHACFANSAGPDSSEDQRRTDIWATVLAKLIAEPKSAGEHFLICVLNIWTAMRDWSGKSNMEWYLMKILEDGAFLLDRAEDQHGTRFNLSDWNQSDEAAARDFYDRAVNGLFELVDDEDATGIPEGLLELGNAILSKLENKFVENTSKWLVWRCLFFVFLLGVIIHPEYYGMLAEYHITPYAREKILKKVAMRAHEYVSSMWSGKPSATCVPVNIPPKIKGHVENILARFQGTRSKVPAAKLLPARSITSLRETVEVRPYLVISPADLATLANALFPEKRPHSARSGPASISGLSAISQPISMSSHHNKNSFDTASIISTSASSILSDATTSRDFIYDLNTATPRYSPPAEDPEEQRRLSKYEDDGYRLRLAIHEMQQNLGADVVRGSSHPCAERWVVLFISPDGKSLSTQMTYDPDDELEDEENSSSTDTDEDETPQRPELDKDYHQLRNSVLKLVEDYEIPRSLEPERGRAQLSNRASGLRKYTSRNRIIQPEKSVASRNPYRKQMGVDGTISTTDLTPKKPEESEPVLITMLKAASSQSKAQADFVSAHMYWKTLNQLTALASSSLRQDGFAALINILARGPRDAIRRSASAIEEYDAWLVWLKQSQERHEGLIDGMMKRVNAIRDKMWYVTDVRNSKEYAHSRDICQALKTMGMPRRWSSFQRSRAHNNRGPSSSYLYRTESQIMDLLAASEEQGGPNKLSDDQAEMTSLWLQQYGIENFCQGEERIHRFCCEVDRCISKLVGETLREAPVLWSSELYKRDKLVYDRSKTRDRDHSWGGDDSTSIISEQDRRHASHTSSSSGRSSSFARDLRSMTSNNTSHHSLDSSRHSHSRTGGMLADIPDGQEYFDKASPVDSSGTFWSPFQPAMSTSSAPSRYSPTTSLTNVSTTFSAPQHHTIPSITSASTGRPSTAASSNDTIQQHRSDDEKTRFLNELKQTLTSLLLSDLGNQVLARGSETDGWFQKLGQQCIDRKDALERRARRKSDKKSSQKSGLGRARGLEKKRSFGNLRNAGEGTPDRMSEPSESSPIASPESPMATIDPPPAPKETSNEFPFKKAYKRLLNMFCVHPNPYAKLNALNELEQLIVASMLSSGTKRSRWNRSDAGSSIVEDHGSSTRPTPLEGMIDNVKERRQQAIQSGLPSVGFSSFPSRQSNSETRSIVSGGASNSDLITKELFTLFRDASIRPKSLFRDLQFIAAFVPPSVLDKPEKGKAFWNAGLAALKLKSEVCRTMVEMADEVIAAHSHTRQTTNDGAAPLDTPQSTTGTPPPPSTTYGLNDVGKMWTITAKEGYPTAQRELALFYLSNPEYVERTTLPLSKPREVFKQSVMEKYGRTRGSLGGSGAGGLGGVGVSSRGPGSGNGSSGDGQLAGGSEGDVRTDPGLMCVAVHWMEAAEQGGDELASSFLRQNEFMGLS, from the exons ATGCTCCCCATGCAACGCTCGCTCTCATCGCCAGACTGTATCCAATCCTCCCCAC CCGTGTCACCCACGGCTGCTGCGCACGACTCGAGATCTTCGACTCCGTCACcggacaagaagagcagctcCAACTCGAATAGCAACAAccccaacagcaacaatggCGCCGAGGCGCAGCGACCGAAGCGCTACGAATCGCGCAGTCCCAGCCCGACCCCGACTCGCACCTCGGACGTCCCCCAGACCTTGGCCCTGCGCCTGAGCGACGATGTTAATGTTCCCCGCCGAGGTCGCCATTCGCCCATGGCCTCTCGAAAGCCCATTGTGGCACAGCCAAATATGCCAAACTCGAGCAACGCAAGGCACGGCTCCGGTTTCCGGCCCCTGACCCCGACGAGCTCGTCCAACGAAACGCTGCCGGGCTCAAAGTTTACAAAGAAGCCCCTGCTGCACGATGTGTCCATGTATACCAACACGCACCTGGTGCGGGACAGCGACAACACCACGCTCGAGGAGCTTGCCCATGTTGTGCGCCTGTCCAAGTACCAAGAACGCAAGCGTGCCAACACCCGAATTCGCCTGCAGAGAAGCTTGATTTCCACTGCCTTGAGCGCTCGGCTGACGCGCTGCGGTGAGATGGCCCATCGTTACCTTGTCGAAAGCTTCCGGAAAGATGACAAGGACAGCTTTGCGGCTCTGTACAATGCCATTCACGATGTTCGCAAGAGCTGCGATGAGCTCCGGCGATatgcgctgctggagcccgAGCTGGAatccatctcctcggccGCTGCTCTGGGGTCGTCTGACAGCTTAGATACACCCACTAACTCTACAGTTGGCGTCGTTGATCCGCTCAAGTCCATTACTCCGTTTCTGCATGACATTTCTGCCTCTGCTAGGGAGACCTTTATCGAGTTTCTGACACAGATCCGAACGAACCCGGACTACTTGGCCACCCGCATATGTGCACTCACCAGCTCTGAGCTGAATGTCTTTTTGAACTTCCACAAAGGTTTGGAGCCAGTCGAGTCGGTTCTTCCATTCCCCACGCGAAATCCCAATCGGCCTCACGCGAGTGCCTCTGGCCGTAGCTCCTCCAATACCGACATCGAAAGGCTCCTTTCCTTCCAGAGACATGACCCATTGTCAATCTTGATCCATGCTTGCTTTGCCAATTCGGCTGGCCCCGACAGCTCCGAAGACCAGCGGCGCACCGATATCTGGGCGACGGTCCTGGCCAAGCTGATAGCCGAGCCCAAATCTGCCGGCGAGCATTTCCTCATCTGTGTACTAAACATCTGGACAGCTATGCGCGACTGGTCGGGTAAATCCAACATGGAGTGGTACCTGATGAAAATCCTTGAAGACGGTGCCTTCTTGCTGGACCGCGCCGAAGATCAGCACGGCACGCGATTCAATCTCTCAGACTGGAACCAGTCGGACGAAGCCGCTGCCAGGGACTTTTACGACCGCGCCGTCAACGGCTTGTTCGAGCTggttgacgacgaggacgctACCGGTATCCCAGAGGGCCTTTTGGAGCTGGGAAACGCCATCCTGAGCAAGCTCGAAAACAAGTTTGTGGAAAACACCTCCAAGTGGCTTGTCTGGAGAtgcctcttctttgtctttttgcttgGCGTCATCATTCACCCCGAATACTATGGCATGCTGGCCGAGTACCACATCACCCCTTATGCCAGAGAAAAGATTCTGAAAAAGGTTGCCATGAGAGCCCATGAATACGTTTCAAGCATGTGGAGTGGCAAGCCCTCGGCCACCTGTGTCCCGGTGAACATTCCGCCCAAGATCAAAGGCCACGTGGAAAACATCCTCGCCCGGTTCCAAGGCACCCGGTCCAAGGTTCCCGCCGCTAAACTGCTGCCCGCGAGATCCATCACCTCCCTCAGGGAGACTGTCGAGGTCCGCCCCTACTTGGTCATCAGCCCTGCTGATTTGGCGACGCTGGCCAACGCTCTCTTCCCTGAGAAGCGACCGCATTCTGCACGTTCGGGCCCAGCCTCCATTTCCGGGCTGTCGGCCATCTCCCAGCCCATCTCCATGTCCAGCCATCACAACAAGAATAGCTTTGATACAGCCTCCATCATCAGCACCAGTGCCTCGTCCATTTTGAGCGACGCAACTACGTCTCGTGATTTCATCTATGATCTCAACACTGCCACACCTCGATACTCTCCTCCTGCTGAAGATCCCGAGGAGCAGAGGCGGCTGAGCAAGTACGAGGACGATGGCTATCGCCTCAGACTCGCCATTCACGAAATGCAGCAGAACCTTGGCGCAGATGTCGTTCGTGGATCCAGCCACCCATGCGCCGAGAGGTGGGTAGTTCTCTTTATTTCTCCTGACGGAAAGAGCCTGTCTACGCAGATGACCTATGATCCGGATGAcgagcttgaagatgaggaaaacTCATCCAGCACCGATACCGATGAGGACGAAACGCCGCAGCGCCCCGAACTCGACAAGGATTACCATCAGCTACGCAACTCTGTTCTCAAGCTGGTGGAGGATTATGAGATTCCCCGCAGCTTGGAGCCAGAGCGCGGACGTGCCCAGCTTAGCAATCGCGCTTCTGGACTGAGGAAATACACGTCGAGAAACAGAATCATCCAACCAGAAAAGTCTGTTGCTAGCCGAAATCCTTACCGAAAACAAATGGGCGTTGATGGCACCATTTCCACCACCGACTTGACGCCAAAGAAGCCTGAAGAGTCCGAGCCTGTCTTGATCACCATGCTCAAGGCGGCCTCATCCCAATCCAAGGCCCAGGCAGACTTTGTCTCGGCGCACATGTACTGGAAGACTCTGAACCAGCTGACTGCACTGGCATCGAGCTCACTGCGACAGGACGGATTCGCAGCCCTCATCAACATTCTGGCCCGAGGACCGCGCGACGCCATTCGCCGCTCCGCATCTGCCATTGAAGAGTATGATGCGTGGCTCGTCTGGCTGaagcaaagccaagagcGCCACGAAGGCCTAATCGACGGCATGATGAAGCGCGTCAACGCCATCCGCGACAAGATGTGGTATGTTACCGATGTTCGCAATTCCAAGGAATATGCGCACAGCCGTGACATTTGTCAGGCTCTCAAGACCATGGGTATGCCGCGTCGTTGGAGCTCGTTTCAGCGCTCAAGGGCTCACAACAACCGTGGTCCTAGTTCCTCCTACCTCTACCGCACCGAATCGCAGATTATGGACCTCCTGGCCGCTTCGGAGGAGCAGGGTGGGCCGAACAAGCTTAGCGACGATCAGGCAGAGATGACCTCCCtgtggctgcagcagtaCGGCATCGAGAATTTCTGCCAGGGCGAGGAACGCATCCACCGGTTCTGCTGTGAGGTGGACCGATGCATTTCCAAGCTCGTCGGCGAGACCCTCCGAGAGGCACCGGTTCTGTGGTCCAGTGAGCTGTATAAGCGCGATAAGCTGGTCTATGACCGCAGCAAAACCAGAGACCGTGATCACTCGTGGGGTGGCGATGATTCGACAAGCATCATCAGCGAACAGGATAGACGCCATGCCTCGCAtacctcgtcgtcgtctgggCGATCCAGTTCATTCGCTCGCGACCTGAGGTCCATGACCAGCAATAACACCAGCCACCACTCTTTGGACTCGTCGAGGCACAGCCACTCGAGGACTGGTGGCATGCTGGCCGATATCCCAGATGGTCAAGAGTACTTTGATAAAGCATCTCCTGTTGATTCTTCAGGTACATTCTGGTCACCattccagccagccatgTCCACCAGCTCGGCCCCATCGCGATACTCGCCTACCACAAGCCTTACCAATGTGTCGACCACTTTCTCCGCTCCTCAGCACCACACGATCCCATCAATTACAAGCGCCTCTACCGGGCGTCCCAGCACTGCAGCTTCGTCCAATGACACTATTCAACAGCATCGCAGTGATGACGAAAAGACTCGATTTTTAAATGAACTCAAGCAAACTCTTACTAGCTTGCTGCTGTCTGACTTGGGCAACCAGGTCCTAGCCCGTGGATCAGAGACAGACGGCTGGTTCCAAAAGCTAGGACAGCAATGCATTGACAGGAAAGATGCCTTGGAGAGGCGAGCTCGCCGCAAGTCTGACAAGAAGTCTTCGCAAAAGTCGGGACTAGGAAGAGCTAGAGggctggaaaagaagagaagctttGGCAATTTGAGAAACGCAGGCGAGGGTACGCCAGATAGGATGTCGGAGCCCTCTGAAAGCAGCCCGATAGCCTCTCCGGAGTCTCCCATGGCCACGATTGACCCGCCGCCGGCTCCCAAGGAGACGTCAAATGAGTTTCCATTCAAGAAGGCCTACAAGCGCCTTCTAAACATGTTTTGTGTTCATCCTAACCCATATGCGAAGCTCAATGCCCTCAATGAGCTTGAACAGCTCATTGTCGCATCTATGCTATCGAGCGGCACTAAAAGATCGCGGTGGAACCGATCTGACGCAGGCTCTAGCATAGTGGAAGATCACGGATCCAGCACCCGCCCCACTCCATTGGAGGGCATGATTGACAATGTCAAGGAGCGGCGACAGCAAGCCATCCAGTCGGGACTTCCGTCGGTAGGATTTTCCTCGTTCCCCTCTCGGCAATCCAATTCTGAGACACGATCCATCGTCTCTGGCGGTGCTTCCAATTCGGACCTCATCACCAAGGAGCTTTTTACCCTCTTCCGAGATGCGTCAATTCGGCCAAAGTCTCTCTTCCGCGACCTGCAGTTCATCGCTGCCTTTGTGCCCCCTTCCGTTCTGGATAAGCCAGAGAAGGGAAAGGCTTTTTGGAACGCCGGACTTGCTGCACTCAAGCTCAAGTCTGAGGTGTGCCGAACCatggtggagatggcagaCGAAGTGATTGCGGCCCATTCGCATACTCGCCAGACAACAAATGACGGTGCTGCTCCTCTCGACACACCTCAGTCAACCACCGGCACTCCGCCACCCCCATCTACTACGTATGGACTAAACGACGTTGGTAAAATGTGGACGATTACCGCTAAAGAAGGCTACCCCACGGCGCAACGTGAGCTAGCCTTATTCTACTTATCAAACCCTGAATACGTTGAAAGAACAACGCTGCCCTTGTCCAAACCAAGGGAAGTGTTTAAACAATCGGTCATGGAGAAGTATGGCCGCACCCgaggcagccttggcggctCTGGTGCAGGCGGACTCGGCGGCGTAGGTGTTTCCTCTAGAGGCCCGGGATCTGGAAATGGCAGCTCTGGAGACGGGCAGCTCGCGGGTGGATCCGAAGGCGACGTCAGGACTGATCCTGGTTTGATGTGCGTCGCTGTCCACTGGATGGAAGCGGCAGAGCAGGGCGGCGACGAGCTTGCCTCGAGCTTCCTACGACAAAATGAGTTTATGGGCCTCAGCTAA